The Bos mutus isolate GX-2022 chromosome 29, NWIPB_WYAK_1.1, whole genome shotgun sequence genome includes the window AGGATTCTGcttgctgtgtggcacagccaaaaaattaaaaaataaataaaattttaaataaaatcctgGCACTAACAAAGCAACCCTGCTGTTCAGTTACACTAGGACCCCTTGGGGCAGGTGTGGCGAGTGATGCGTGGGCTTCTGTGCTTGTTTTTCACGTTAAGATAATGGGAACTACTCGCAGATAAATCTTGCTCCTTTCTCAGCTTCAAAGGACAATTTGCAAGCCTGTTCCAAACCCAGTTTTGTCTAGAGATCAATGTGTACCCATGACTCAGGATGTTACTTTATTTCCAGCTTCTTAATAGATGACAATTATCAAGTGCCTTCAGCTGTTTTTAATCAGCCAGTAAACACCGTTAGGATTCTCAATAGTATACACCAAAGCCCTCTTTCACATTTGTCCCATCtggattatttttctaaatgcttaTCATGTAGCTTTACTTTCAGACTCTCTTTATTCTCCCATCTGGGTTATTTTTGTTAAACCTCTTACCTGTCAAGAGCCCAATAGCGCTATCTGCTCTCCCTGACCTCTGCAGTCACGTGGTTCCCGCACGGGCTGCTCCACCTTGCCCTCTCTTGCCGCCTCACAGCCATCCCTTCACACCTCCCAAAATCCCTGCGTGTGGTTgtggtttctttgttttaaacattCACATTATCATTTAGACTGAAGGAACAGAATTGTTTTTGGCTTAGCACAAAACAGGGCCATCTTCACTTCTCTGAAAGACTTGTGTACCAGAAGAAACATGTCAGTTCCACATGAAAAACCGATGGGACGCTTAGAATGGAAACTCTACAGAAATTTGATAACCACTTgtcagattttattaaaaaacaaacacgtAAATGCTAGTCAGCCTCCACGGCCTTGAAATCTCTTCCAATCCTGAGTTTCCACAGTCTAGAGGTAACACAAAAGTGTTAAAGACTGTTCATTCCAAATAATGAAGGAAGTGAATCACACAGGCTCAACTTGTTTGTAGTTGGTAATTAGTCTACTATGGATACCTGGCCTGGCTGAGGACAGAAGGCAAGCGTTCCATTCGCCTACCAGCCCTGGCATCTCAGAATATGAAAACAGCCATGTGCTAGCCGGGTGCTCTCAATGAGGCAGTTTGattaatttccattaaaaatcaGTAGTCATTTAAACTCCTAAATGCCCAAATCTAAAGGATCCACATTTGTGTCTGAGACGTGATTACACTGCTGTAAAATCATTTAGCAGTCCTGCTGTGATAGCCAGGGCTCGGGTTTGTAATGGGAGCAATAAAGGGAGGAGCTGGCAGGGTACTGGTCAGGTGGTACAGGGGACACTGCTTATATTCACAAGGCCATGGGGTCCAGGCATACCGAAGAGCAGCTGGGGTGTCATGGCAAGACGTGATGTTCAGGGCCAGGGTCTGGGTGGAGAAGGTGTCCATGGGAGCTGGAAGCCACTTGCACTGGTGGTCACTGCAACATGAGACCTAAACAGGAGAGTCACGAACAGGAATGGTTAGGATAGTTGGGAGGATGTGCCAAGAGATGGGCCTGCTCTGCAGACAGACGGAAGGGCGAGAAGGGGCTGCTCTTGGCCAAGGGACGTGTTttctacaataaccaggacaAATTGGGTCTGGTTATCACAGCCACAGATCGATAATAAAAGTTCACAAGATAAATAGCTGagatcaagaaataaaacagcaaaTTACTGAGAGAGATAAGACAGCATGGAGACATGAAGCACTTAGGAAAGGCTCCCCTGAACAATCTTCCTGTGGTCCTCCCACCAATCAGGCAGGAATCTGGGTGAGCAGATTCCTTAGTGGAATCTGGGCTGCTCTCTGGCTCCCAGTGGAGCTCGGAGAAGAGGAAGGGGCACACGGAACTGTGGATGGTAAACTATTCTCAAGTCAGAAAGCGATTCTGGTGAAGGGAGTGTTAAAATAGCCAGTTTCCAAAGGTTCAAATCTGTCCTGGCCCCAACTCCGACTCCAGGGCCAGGCAGTGGGCATATTGCCAGCAGCTGACTACAGAGGGGAAATCAGTGCCAAGATTCCAGGGCGCTGGGACTCACCTAAAACCCAGCATCCAGGGAAGCTAAGTGGAGTTCGGTGCTAAGTAAGCACCTGAGGCAGGGGGATTCCAGAGGAGGAACAGTCCCATGATCTCTTGTGTAACTACAGTTTATCTTCTACATTCTTTCATTGTCCCTCCAATGCCCTCTTTTCACTCACCACCCCCCAACGCCTAAGGGCCTCAGGACTCCCAAAGACACTCATTTAACTATTCCACCTGGGGATGCCTCCAGCCACCACCTTGGCCTTGTTGATGTTGTAGAGTTGCtcggttgtgttcgactctttgtgacccaatggactgtagcccaccaggctcctctgtccgtgggacttcccagactagaatactggaagtgggtcgccatttccttctcttggggatcaGAATCCCCGACCTAGGGATTCaaccctgcatcagcaggtggactctttaccaccaagccaccagggaagcctcaaccTAGGAGACTCCTAAATAAGCTGTTTCACCAACAGCCCCAGTTCTGCAGTGAAATGATCCTCACCAGGTATTAGAAGCAAGTACAGAGTTCCatcactgtgaaagtgaaagtcgcccaccacatctgactctttgcgaccccacagactacagtccatggaattctccaggccagaatactggagtgggtagcgtttcccctctccaagggatcttcccaagccagggatggatcccaggtctcccacactgcagacggattctttacgagctgagctaccagggaagcccattacagtAATTCAAACTAAGCTGCAAATCACCACACTTAAATCTCTCAAAGGAGAGATTAAActcaaaagaaaatcagaatttaGGATAGTGtgacaaaaaaagatgtccaagGATGAGGGAAATATTCTGCAGCCAGGATCCTTTCCTTTCAAATAGGTACCCACAAATAATGCTACCTGTCCTGGGCAGAAATGGCTGCTCTGGGAGGGAAAATACAAATGGAATATCTTTTTAATATGGACTCTTAATTTGTTAATTAattgtaataattttttatttttaattacttgtttaactaatttgatttattttataaattgtaaacaaaattatatatttttataaaataaaaatagatttataacatttatatatttttttatttaatattgatttaatttttaaattagcttttGTCTCATCAAAATTGCCTCTAAGCGAATGAATCAAGAACTGCTTACTTGTCACTCTGAGATAAACCTAGCCCCTGACCAACCAAGACCTGCCTCGTATATAATTAGAGATGAGCCTCGGTGTGGAGGAAATCCTGATCCCCACGCAGGATGAACCCCTATTGTTTTCTGCAGCTCTCACCTCAAATATCTTGTCGTCACGCCTCTGCACCTTGATTGGCTGGGAATATGTGAGGTTGAGCAGCCCGGTGTCGGCCAGGAGTTCTATCTTCTGAGGCAGTGGTCCTTGAAAGATCAACTTCTCCCCGTAAGCCAAGGCACGGGCCCCCAGGTGCAGCCTGTAGGCCACCGTCTGCTTATCTCGAGGGTGAATGCTACAGGACGAAGAACAGGGAGAGAACTTAGGGTTTGGGCTCAACAAtagtcatatttaaaaaaaaaaagaaatcttatatAAAGAACCCTTTAAGAAAGTGAGACTGAATCTAATAGCCAGTGACCCGGGGCTAGTCAGCCTAAGAGAAATGGTGAATTGTAACCACAGACGGGTCTTCTATGCGTCAACAACCCTGAAATAATCGATGGCTTGGAAGGAAGTAatgagggaagaggaggagggagggagggcagactTTGGAGCTAACCTAGAAGAGAGAGCTGTCGTAAGGCTGTTGCAAGCACTCAACGTTCTCAAAGTGTTTCATCTGAATCAGGTTTTCACTACTCGGCCCCCTCCAGGTTTTATGtgttcactcaacaaacattccttcattcaataaacaaatattcattCAGGCTCCTGCTGTAATCGGGACACTCTGCACTGGGCCCCAGGTCACACTGCCATTCCCTCGTATCCTAGTAGGCGGTAGTCATCAGGGCTGTTCACCAACGTCCTGCTGGTCCTCCTCTGAGTATGGGGTAGAATTCCACTTCCTGCTCTCACTAAAAATAGACATGGCCATGGGACTTGCCGTGGCCAGTGCAATGTGAGCAGAAGAGACTTGTGTTGCTTCAGGTGGAAGCCTCCAGCTGCGAATATGAGACTGTCAGGCAGCTGTGGAAGCACAGATCCCCCCGGAGCCTCTGTCACTCTGGATCTGTGAATGACAACGACAGCAAAGCCTGTCCCTTCTTTGGACATGAGAGTGTCAACACGAAATAAGGTTCGGTGGCATCAcggccctggggtggggaggggtgttaGTTACTGTAGCACATCCAGGGTGTGAATGATGGATAAATCATGCTTCTAGGGTCCATTCCTTAGGCCCGCTCACAAGTGAACATCAAGAGAAGGCCACAGAAAACACATATTACTGTTCAAGCAAAGCCCGAGAAGCACCCACCTGCCAAAAGGTGAGTTCCTATCACAGAGATCCACGGCAGCAGCCATGAAGGTGTTGGGCATCCTTTGGTTGGGGACGTAGCCAAAGTCGGCTGTCTGATGCCAACGGATCTGGGGAAGTCCATCATGCAGGGCTTCACCAGACAAATAGGAAGATAACTAGAAAGTAGACACTGTGCATCAGAACTTCACTGCGTCAGAAACCTACACTTCAAAACAGCtagaaaaacattaagaaaaaaaattttttaaagaaaccgaCACTGGAGTCTTTCACAAGCAGACCCTGCTTCTGCTTCACTCACTCGCCCACGGGCCGATCCAACACGTTCTTACTGAGTCTCTCACCCTCATGGTTGAACCACTCATCCCACGAGCTGTGGTAGAACTCCACCCTCCAGCCCCCTCCTCGCAGCAAGACCTGGAgtctatttctccttgcaatgaACTTGGGCTAAGCCTGTGATATGCTCTGACAAACAGCATGCAGCCGAGGTGATGGTGAGCAGCTACTGAGTCTCTGCCTCAGGAGTGCTTGCCTCCTGGTTTCGTCTCCTCAGAGCCCTGAGATGGCCACGGAACAAAAGTGCGGCTGCCCTGCTGAAGAAACGTGGAGACAGCGGCCTTGGGGACCAGAAGGCCACGAGGAGAGAGGCGTTCATGTCCCAGCCTTCCCAGCTGAGGGTCCAGTCACGTGAATTCTGGGTCCTTCAGTTCCGGCTGCAGGCACACGAGCAAGCCTGGCTAATGTCCCAGGGCAGAAATGAGCCGCTCCGGGGGACCACCTCTCCCTGCCTGGCCAACCCATGGAATGAGGAGCAAACACAGTGGCTGCTGTTGTCAGCCCCAAAGTTCTGAGGTCGTCTGTTACAAGGCAGTAGGTCACTGACCTATTGTACATCTGTGTACAACACAGGCCAAAGCTCTGTAGGGAAGTGGAGAGGACCCTCCccttgttgctaagtcgtgtctgactctttgcaaccccatggactgcagcataccaggctcctctgtcctccactatctcccagagtttggtcaaattcatgtccattgagtcagtgatgctttctaaccatctcatcctctatcgcccccttctccttttgccttcaatcttttccagcatcagggtcttttccaaagagccggctcttcacatcaggtggccaaagtattggagcttcagcttcagcatctacCCCTGAGCACGTAGCAGACTTCATCAAAGACCCCAGTCCTTCACACGTTCCAGCAGCCATGCCCTGCTGCCACCTGGTCGTGAGGTTTCTCCCACTGAAAGAAAGTACATTTTCCCCACCACTGGTTCTTATTAAACTCTCCTATGCAAATCAGCCTTAACACATGAAGTGATAAAAGGTGGTGGAGCTTCGCAACGAAATGTCATGAAAActagaaaatggcaataaaaaGACCCACTGAGTAACCCTGCTGCTTCCCACACAACACCCAAGAGAGAAGGCTGAAAATGGGGCCATGTGCGCCAACGGGCGCCATGATGCAGATCCCTGCAGGAACCCCCTGGAAGAGTCTAGGGGGAGTTCCAGCCTGAAGTGCTGAGGGGAAAATGCTACCAAGAGCCACTCAAGCCAAGGAAGTCGTTTCAAAATGGCAGTTGGCTGAGAATCCCTGCAGTCATTCCCCACTACTTCATCAGCTGTACTACTACAGATTGACCACATGGGGGCAGCAGCAGACTCTACACCCACAGGAAATTCCTGTGTTTTTCCCCTGAGATATAAAGCAGGCCACTTGCAGTGATTAGGAGAAACACTGCTGCTAAAGAAGGCATGTCACAGCCACAGAATATAAAAGTGGCTACATTTGCAGGATTCTACAATAGCATCTGTGTTTTGTAGTCTGGTTCACTGTTTCTCCAAAATCCTTCTGAAAAAGCATATACTCCCTCGAGACTGGTAGTCATGTCCAGacgtgagagatggactataaagaaggctgggtgccgaagaactgatgcttttgaactctggtgctggaagagattcttgagagccccttagactgcaagaagatcaaaccaggcaaccctgtagaaatcaaccctgaatatttactggaaggactgatgctaaagctgaagctccaatactctggccacatgatgcgaagaactgactcattagaaaagatcctgatgctgggaaagattgagagcaggaggagaagagagcgacagagaatgagatgctgctgctgctgctaagttgcttcagtcgtgtccgactctgtgcgaccccatagacggcagcccaccaggctcccccgtccctgggattctccaggcaagaacactggagtgggttgccattgccttctccaaggatgagatggttggattgcataaccaactcaatggacctgaatttgagcaaactccgggagatagtggaggacagaggggcctggcatgctgcagtccatgtggtcacaaagagtcagacacaacttagcaactgaacaacaataataggGTCTCCAGTACTGAACTCcggctcctctctctccccatgcCTCAGATCACACATCAGTATTAAACTCGCAGACACGTGGATGTAGCCCTGCCCTCTTCACAGAGCTCGCGTCCCCATCTAACTGCGTGCTCCAGTTACTGCCACCATGGTTTCACATGCAGCCCTTTCAGCCAATTCATCTTCCTTTACAGACCAACTGCCCCTCCAGATTTTCCGACTTCTCTCATTTATAATAAACACAGGCATTTTCTCACTTGTGCCAAGCTTTACATGGACTAGCtcatttaatacttaaaataacAAAGAGGTTCGATGTCTTATTTGAAATCACACAGCTAAGGAAGTgccagagctgagattcaaatccCCAGACTACGCTCGGAACCATTAAACTGTTGTATTTGACAGTTCCCTTTGAAGTTAAACATTTACAGTCCCAGTTTTTCACAAGCAACCAACATACTGTTGTTGATGATGATAAAGCTGGCGCCCGAGGCTAAGGCACTTCTACTAAACCAGGGGTAGAGGACAAGGAGCAGGTCTCTCTGCTTCCTGCTGTATATTTCTAGTAGCCCACACAGTTTGTGGCATATAATAAACACTTAAATGTATTTTTGGCCTAAGTTGATTGAAGTGACATTCCAATCACCATGTACACAGGCTGAGAGGCAAAAAAAAGTACCTCCAAGGACCAAATGTAGTTTCTACCAACAGTAATACAGAAGTGGTGACAGGCGttgctattttgaaaataatgagcAGAATATTCTCGTTCAAAGTCAAAACAAACgttaagaaaggagaaaggaaatgattGTAAAGTAATTGTAAGTGGAAAGCAGGTCTATAAAAATCTTTTATCCAAAAAAAGCCCTATGAACTAGGACAGAGGAGAGGAACGGGGTGGGGGAGGCAAGCGGGGGTTGGTGAGAGGGAAGTATCTGTGGGCTACCAGAGGCGGACGCCTACAGACAGGGGTGTCCAGCTCAAATACTAACGCCTGTTTCGTGTCTATGTTGTGAGGCGGATCTTGTTTATGTCACACCTTACTTGTTTAATTCCTATATTCCAGAAAAGTCAGAACTACTGCTCCGCTGGGACATCTTGGTCCTGGAGGGGTCGTGTGAACAGGCGAGGTGAAGCACTTAAGAACTTGGCTGTGtgcatgctaacttgcttcagtcgtgtctgactcttgcgaccccatggactgttgcccaccaggctcctctgtccatgggatttcccaggcaagaatactagagtgggttgccatttccttctccaggggatcttcccgacccagggattgaaccaacatctcccgcattgcaggcggattctttaccactgagccacctgggaagcccaaatactggttacttattaatttttttaagatttaattgtCCTGTCAGTGAGCTGAGATGAACAGCAGGCAGGCTATGAGGGCAAAAAAAATAGAACATGGATTCCAGGGAAGAGGTCTCAGCAGCATCTCCCCCACCAAAGCCCACAAACCCTCTTCCTTTCGGCACCTACCTGGACAAATCCGAATGGGAAGAGGCGCTCTGTCTGCCCCTGGGAGCCATCGTGGAAGGTCTGGCGCCAGTCGTCAATGAGCAGAGGGAATGTACAATTGTACAGGTCCCTGTTAAAGTTTACATTGGACTCCCCTGAAAACAGTCCAAACTGTGAGAGGGAGTTGGGGTAGACGCAAGATGACCCCACATTGCTCCCTAGCCTCCATCCTGAGGTCTCGCTGGACTGGCCTCAGGTTTGCTGTGGCTGATGGGCCACCAGCAAACACGACTGCAAGAGCAGATCGGCTCTGGAGTTTGTTCTCTCCTGACACACTTGGAAGCCTGACACTGCCATGTAAATGATAAATAAGGCTGAACTAGCTTGCTGAAGATCTTCcgtggtagctcagtcagtaaagaatccacctgcaacgcaggagaccagagttcaatccctgggtcgggaagatgccctggaggaggaaacggcaacccactccagtattcttgcctggagaatcccatggacagaggctggtgagcaacagtccatggagtcacgaggagccggacacaaccgagcaataAACCATCACTATCACGGCTTGTTGAAGGACGAGAGGCCACGTGAGAACCAGGAGCCCCAGTCAACAGACATGAGGTAGAGGCCATCCTAGGTCATCCAGCCACCAGACAACCTGCCAGGCTGCCAAAGATGCATACGAGAGCCCAGCAGAAATGAGCCAAAGCAGCCCCGACAGAAACACTACCGGGCTAACTCAAATAAGAGTGAGCCAAATAAAAGTACAATGGCTTGAAGTCACTGAGCCCCAGGGAGGCTTGTTATGTGGCAACAGCTAACTGACACAATGGAAAACCAGAAACTGAACACTCACCCTGGTACCATATCACCCCCTTCAGTGTCATGTTACGGAGTGGATGGATCATGGCGTTCCAGAGAACAGAGTGCGCGCTCGGACCGATTTTAAGGTCGGATGGCATGGACCTAAAGTGAGGAAGACACACGAGCATCAGGAGAGAGCCAGGGACCGATCCCATGATAAGCCCTGAGCCAGGCACCTATGCAGCTTCACCTGGGGGCAAACCCCTGACGAAAGCAGCTCAGAGTCCAATTCAACCACTCTGTTTCCACGAAAACGTGTGTCAGTCGGCTGTCTGTGAGTTCAGTGGCACCGTCGCTGGTTTCATCTAGTGACTGAGAccaggggcgggggcagggggaggagcgGGCAGGTGTTAATGAGTCTATCACACAGGCAAAAAGTTTACTTAACCAGCACTCACTGAATGGCACTGAGGCTAAGTTCTTTGCTTTTATAAGCAATGCCACGATTATCTTCCTGAGAGCTGAATCATTACACACAgtcttcattatttctttaagcTAAATTCCCAGAAATGAGATGGCCAGGTCAGAAGGCACGTTTTCTGATGACTTGGAACGTGGCCCTAAGTTGTCTCTGTGGAATACCTGTGTGGATTTCTCTTGGAGCAGCTGTGTGCGAGAACCCCATGGCCCTTTGGTATTGTCCCTGCCATGCCCCCTGAGGTGTGGGAAGCCTGGCTTTAGATTCTTCCACCTCTACTGAGAGTAAGTCTTTCTGTTCCAAAGCAGGATGACTTCACTCCCCAGCAGGCAGGCCTTTACCCAAGACACACCAAGAGCTCAAATCCATGCTCTTGCCAGAACTGATGAGACAAGTTCTGTGAAGGCAGCTCACACAGTATCCATCTCTATGGCAACATTAGTGTCAAGAAGTTATCGACTAGCCTCTTCTCTGCTTCTTCCCGACTCACTGTTATTCCTGATCCAGCTTTTCCTGAATGTGCTTTCACCATCAGTCTTCCAATACCGCTTTCTGATGACATGGATACCGTGTTCTTCCAAACTGTTAGATTGGGTTTATTCTCACAGCGGTTAAGAGCACAGACACTGACACCAGACTTCACCACTTACTAGTCGTGTTCCCAAGCAAGTCACCAAACCTCTCTCCCAATCAGCCCCTTTCTCCTCATGTGTTAATAGTACCCATATTTCAAAAGAATGTTGCATTAAATGAGTCAATATTATATAAAGTGCTCGTGACAGTATGTGGCATTTAGAAAGCTTCTATTGAGTATTAACTTATCCCTActgatagttagggagtttgggatggacatatacacactgctgtatttaaaatggataaccaacaaagtatagcacacggaactcgGCTCAATGTTACGAAGCAGCCTGgacaggaggggagtttgggggagaacgggTACACGTATACTGAGTCCCTTTTCTATctacctgaaaccatcacaacattatctgttaactggctatatcccaatacaaaaagttaaaaatatctgattaaaaaataaatttaaaaaaatatattagctATCCCTATTATTAAGGAAATGGGTCATAATTACTTCTTGACATATTGTCAAATGATTGTGGTCATGATGACAGTGAAAATAACATCTGAATAAGTCACAGACATTTAACACATATTTGTACATTCAGCTCATACTTGACTTCCCCAAGGAGACTATGATCCTGCTCTCTCACGGAATTTCCTGGCAGGCTTTCTCCTGGACCAGAGGTCGCTTTCTTACCCTGACCTCGGGACCCCACAGGCTTCAAGGGACCTTCTAGACGACCAGGCTTCAATGGGCGTCCCACTCCACGAGGAGGACAGCAGCCCCACAGGATACCGCAGGGTGTCATACAGGAAACGCCCGAAAAGCCAGCACACTGCTGACATGTACGTGAAGTTGCCATGGCCTAAGTTCTCTGTTCAGAGAAACAGATAGAGACAGTCAGGGGAAAAGTAGGTGGACATGGCCTGGAGCTCCTGGGCGGGCCTAGGTGAGAAGCTCGGGTGTTGGGTCAGGCCTTGCATTCCTTTCTAAGACTttccaagggcaggagaagatggagaGGCAGCTGGCTGGCTAGCAGAAAGccgaatatacatgtatattcagcCAGGCAAGGAGGCTTCCCCACTCCGTGCAGGGCCCTGAGAACCTAGGAATATTGATACCTCTCTGCAACAGGTGAGGGGCAGAAAGGCTGCCggcccccaacccacccccccaCCTACACTCTTACCCAACATCCATCCCATCCCCACTTAGCTCTGTGGAAGGGGATAAGCAAGCACAGAGAATGTCGAGAAGAAAGGTATATTTTTTCTGGGTGGTTTTATATCCAAGCTTATAGCCACAGTAATGAAGACAAGAATAAACAAGTGATGGGGACTTTGGCCGAAAGGGAAAGCAACAGAAACCAAAACCAGCATTTCAGAGTTCGGCGCCATCAAGCTCATTCGTCCATGTAGCCCAGGAACCAACACAGACCAGGAAGGTGATTCCACATCGGAAGAACGAACAGGGGAACAGGCACACGTGCAACCGGTGGGATCAACCCAACCCAGCAGCCGTGAAAGAACCACGAGGCGTAAGTCACTGCAAACAACATATTTCCGGCTCTCGAAACGTGGTAAGTGTGATGGCAGGTGTTGAAAATCAGTTCAATCAATTAAAATGGATTGAGCCCCTGCCAGGCACCAGGGACTTCTAGATGATTGTgatacagaaatgaaaaggaaaaggaaagacaggGAACCTTTCCTCAGAGGTCTTCTATCCTATAGAATGAAACACATTCAGCAAAGTCAAATATATTGCAAAATATGGCTTAGTGCTTTAAGAAGTACAAAGGTGTGTTAAGGGGTTCTAACAGCAAAATAAAGAATAGCAAACAAAAGACTGATGGTAACATGCCCAGGAAAGGCGGCTCCTTCCCTGTGCTCCGGTCCTGCTCTGTGCTTGGGGTTTCCCTCACCTCACTAAACCATTAGGATTTCTGTGTTCTCGGCATCTGGGACCCAGTGCAGAGTCAGTGAATGTTTGCTGGCTGGTGTTGGGTGGCAGTGGTGGCTGGAATAAGGGTGGACTCGCTGATGGGGAGGTAGAGGGAGAAGGTAAttaagagaaaagggagggaggtggagagacCTTCGGAGACAGGAATGCAGTAAGCAGAGCTAGCATTCTGGGCAAAAGAAACAATATGTACAGACACACGTAGAACTGGAAAGTTTCTCAAGTATCTGAGGAGAGTATCAAttacaacggagaaggcaatggcaccccactccagtactcttgcctggaaaatcccatggacggaggagcctggggagctgcagtccatggggtcgctaagagtcggacacgactgagtgacttcactttcacttttcactttcatgccttggagaaggcaatggcaaaggaGAATAGTGTAAGAGACAACTGGAGGGGAGGTTGgagtaaagaaaatggaaagccaCTTGGAAAGGCGTGGGAATGAGAATGTGTGCTGGGCAGCAAAGGTGTCTCCAGTCTAAGGCCTGGACCCTGTGAGTGAACCGTATGTGGCTAAACGGACATCATAGATGTTTCAACAGTAAGGACCTGAAGAGGGGGCAACTGTCCTCAACTATCCAGAAAGGTCCAAGCTCAACACAAGAGTCTTTAAAATCAGAGAccgtggggacttccctggtggtctggtgattGAGAATCTACCTtgaaatgcaggggacgtgggttagatccttgggttggggaactgagatcccatatgccacagagcaactaagcccatgagccacaagtagagaagcctgtgtgctacaatgaatacccagcacagccaaaaaaaaaaaaaaaaaaagaggcctttCCCAACTGCAGTCAGGACAGTAGAAGAGGCAGGAGAGACTTGAAATATGAGAGGGTCTtgacctaccaggctcttccccaGACACCTGCGTGGCCTCACCTCTGTCAAGTTATTATGGAAATGCTGCCTTTCTCAGGCGGGACCTCCATGTCCACTCTGAATTGGAAACCAccagcccaccccagccccagcagtACTGCCCCCTGCCCTGGATAAGTATTTTATGTAACTTATTTCTCAGCACGTACCACCATCTAACCTATCCCTTGATGTTCAAACATTTGAGTCTCTGAGTTCAGAGACTGAAAGGGAACCGACAGCAAGGTATAATACCTTATCCAATCTAACTGATTCCTAAGTTTTGGAGGACATGCAGGAAGAGTTCATAGACCAAAGGattcattaaaaactttttacCCAAAtctattcagttcctcagttCTTAAAGGGAAAGTT containing:
- the SIAE gene encoding sialate O-acetylesterase isoform X6, with amino-acid sequence MVLQREPAGAVIWGYGTPRATVTVTLCRDQEPIMKKGTRVKGKTDSNTWTVVLDPMKPGGPYEVMAQQTLGRINFTLRVHDVLFGDVWLCSGQSNMKMTVSQVFNATGELLNTAAYQSVRILSVSSTQAQQELEDLAKVDLRWSKPTSKNLGHGNFTYMSAVCWLFGRFLYDTLRYPVGLLSSSWSGTPIEAWSSRRSLEACGVPRSGSMPSDLKIGPSAHSVLWNAMIHPLRNMTLKGVIWYQGESNVNFNRDLYNCTFPLLIDDWRQTFHDGSQGQTERLFPFGFVQLSSYLSGEALHDGLPQIRWHQTADFGYVPNQRMPNTFMAAAVDLCDRNSPFGSIHPRDKQTVAYRLHLGARALAYGEKLIFQGPLPQKIELLADTGLLNLTYSQPIKVQRRDDKIFEVSCCSDHQCKWLPAPMDTFSTQTLALNITSCHDTPAALRYAWTPWPCEYKQCPLYHLTSTLPAPPFIAPITNPSPGYHSRTAK
- the SIAE gene encoding sialate O-acetylesterase isoform X3, producing the protein MIASEFVLGLVLRLFLQAHVSAGGFGLFSSDKVGYVGFRFASYIDDYMVLQREPAGAVIWGYGTPRATVTVTLCRDQEPIMKKGTRVKDSNTWTVVLDPMKPGGPYEVMAQQTLGRINFTLRVHDVLFGDVWLCSGQSNMKMTVSQVFNATGELLNTAAYQSVRILSVSSTQAQQELEDLAKVDLRWSKPTSKNLGHGNFTYMSAVCWLFGRFLYDTLRYPVGLLSSSWSGTPIEAWSSRRSLEACGVPRSGSMPSDLKIGPSAHSVLWNAMIHPLRNMTLKGVIWYQGESNVNFNRDLYNCTFPLLIDDWRQTFHDGSQGQTERLFPFGFVQLSSYLSGEALHDGLPQIRWHQTADFGYVPNQRMPNTFMAAAVDLCDRNSPFGSIHPRDKQTVAYRLHLGARALAYGEKLIFQGPLPQKIELLADTGLLNLTYSQPIKVQRRDDKIFEVSCCSDHQCKWLPAPMDTFSTQTLALNITSCHDTPAALRYAWTPWPCEYKQCPLYHLTSTLPAPPFIAPITNPSPGYHSRTAK
- the SIAE gene encoding sialate O-acetylesterase isoform X2, with the protein product MIASEFVLGLVLRLFLQAHVSAGGFGLFSSDKVGYVGFRFASYIDDYMVLQREPAGAVIWGYGTPRATVTVTLCRDQEPIMKKGTRVKADSNTWTVVLDPMKPGGPYEVMAQQTLGRINFTLRVHDVLFGDVWLCSGQSNMKMTVSQVFNATGELLNTAAYQSVRILSVSSTQAQQELEDLAKVDLRWSKPTSKNLGHGNFTYMSAVCWLFGRFLYDTLRYPVGLLSSSWSGTPIEAWSSRRSLEACGVPRSGSMPSDLKIGPSAHSVLWNAMIHPLRNMTLKGVIWYQGESNVNFNRDLYNCTFPLLIDDWRQTFHDGSQGQTERLFPFGFVQLSSYLSGEALHDGLPQIRWHQTADFGYVPNQRMPNTFMAAAVDLCDRNSPFGSIHPRDKQTVAYRLHLGARALAYGEKLIFQGPLPQKIELLADTGLLNLTYSQPIKVQRRDDKIFEVSCCSDHQCKWLPAPMDTFSTQTLALNITSCHDTPAALRYAWTPWPCEYKQCPLYHLTSTLPAPPFIAPITNPSPGYHSRTAK